The proteins below are encoded in one region of Syntrophotalea carbinolica DSM 2380:
- a CDS encoding cation-translocating P-type ATPase: MSDTRQIQQLSPEEVFGFLGSRQEGLSPGEVEERVREVGRNTVEVRDRWKWPRTLARQFSNFFTILLFVSACICFVADRIQPGEGMNVLGWALAGVALLNALFSFIQEYRAERAMQALQQFLPQRVQVVRDGATREILAEELVPGDVLVIGEGDRIPADARLVECQDLVVNNAPLTGEAKPVALTAVVEDARLIESRNIAFAGCSVFKGQAVGVVFATGIRTEFGKLAHLSQVIRRNPSSLERETAHMVRVLTVIAVAMGLAFFTYGVVSGRSLWVNLVFMMGIIAANVPEGLLPTFTLSLAMGSLRMAHKNVLVKGLNAVEALGAVHVICTDKTGTLTCNQLRITSLSSPLDATLSEDPQAQQRLLELALGASSVRRSEKGLSGDPLDVAIALAYQTRQGDLSEVRETLHKGFAFDAGKRRSGGVFTWRGRQVFSVKGAWEALRPLLTHMESGDGGQPVIADEAALNQAEDHMRRLAGAGLRVIAVAWRELPEDTDLTTVSQGQLEQGLILGGFLGIEDPVRPEVPAAVRTCHEAGIEVLMITGDHPDTALAVARKSAIVSEHNDGARILTGDVLEQLTERELMIRLTDGVRIFARTTPEQKMKIVAALQAMDKLVAMTGDGVNDAPALKAADVGIAMGRSGTDVARASAQIILLDDNFASIVAGVAEGRTVFANIKKFTNYVLVSNGPEILPYLIYILLPVPLALTVIQILSIDLGTDIIPSMALGQEAPDPEEMQHGPRRRDQGLLTPALICHSYMFLGLLEALWSLGLFFLVLVQGGWHYGQDLGAADPLYRSATGIALSTILLMQIGNLIGRRFARRSGLDRGLWVNRLLLAGILVQILFSWALLYTAPLQKVLGTGPVSWRMFALAWLGIPLIFGLDYVRKRLLGERAMR, encoded by the coding sequence ATGAGCGATACGCGGCAGATACAGCAATTATCCCCTGAGGAAGTCTTCGGATTTTTGGGCAGTCGGCAAGAAGGCCTTAGTCCGGGCGAGGTCGAGGAGCGCGTGCGGGAGGTCGGGCGCAATACCGTCGAGGTGCGCGATCGTTGGAAATGGCCCCGTACCCTGGCCCGGCAATTCAGTAATTTCTTCACCATCCTGTTGTTTGTTTCCGCCTGTATCTGTTTCGTGGCCGACCGGATTCAACCGGGCGAAGGCATGAACGTGCTGGGTTGGGCCCTGGCCGGCGTGGCGTTGCTCAATGCTCTGTTCAGTTTTATCCAGGAATACCGGGCCGAACGGGCCATGCAGGCCCTTCAGCAGTTCCTGCCGCAACGTGTGCAGGTGGTTCGAGATGGCGCGACACGGGAGATCCTGGCCGAGGAACTGGTGCCCGGCGATGTCCTGGTCATCGGCGAGGGGGATCGCATCCCGGCCGACGCCCGACTGGTGGAGTGCCAGGACCTGGTGGTCAATAATGCTCCGCTGACGGGAGAGGCCAAGCCGGTGGCCCTGACGGCGGTGGTTGAGGATGCCCGACTCATCGAAAGTCGCAATATCGCCTTCGCCGGTTGTTCGGTGTTCAAGGGACAGGCCGTGGGGGTCGTGTTCGCCACCGGCATCCGCACCGAGTTCGGCAAACTGGCGCATTTGTCCCAGGTCATCCGCCGCAACCCATCCTCTCTGGAGCGGGAAACGGCGCACATGGTCAGGGTTCTTACCGTCATTGCCGTGGCCATGGGGCTGGCCTTTTTTACCTATGGGGTGGTCAGCGGTCGATCGTTGTGGGTCAACTTGGTGTTTATGATGGGCATCATCGCCGCCAACGTACCCGAGGGCCTGTTGCCCACCTTTACGCTGTCTCTGGCCATGGGCAGTCTGCGCATGGCGCACAAAAACGTGCTGGTCAAGGGCCTTAATGCCGTGGAGGCACTTGGGGCGGTGCATGTGATCTGTACCGACAAGACAGGCACCCTGACGTGTAATCAGCTGCGCATCACCAGCCTGTCTTCGCCTTTGGACGCCACCCTGTCGGAGGATCCGCAGGCCCAGCAACGGTTGCTGGAACTGGCTCTTGGCGCATCCTCGGTGCGTCGCAGCGAAAAGGGGCTCAGCGGCGATCCCCTCGATGTGGCGATCGCCCTGGCCTATCAAACACGCCAAGGGGACCTGTCCGAGGTGCGCGAGACGCTGCACAAGGGGTTTGCTTTCGATGCCGGGAAACGTCGCTCGGGCGGGGTTTTTACCTGGCGCGGACGCCAGGTGTTTTCGGTCAAAGGTGCCTGGGAGGCCCTGCGGCCCCTGCTGACCCATATGGAGTCGGGGGATGGAGGCCAGCCCGTGATTGCCGACGAAGCCGCTCTGAACCAGGCCGAAGACCATATGCGGCGGCTGGCCGGAGCCGGTTTGCGGGTCATCGCCGTGGCCTGGCGGGAACTGCCCGAGGATACGGATCTGACGACAGTCAGCCAGGGTCAGTTGGAACAGGGGCTGATTCTGGGCGGTTTTCTCGGCATCGAAGACCCGGTGCGCCCGGAAGTTCCTGCGGCGGTGCGTACCTGTCACGAGGCCGGTATCGAGGTGCTGATGATTACCGGCGATCATCCCGATACCGCTCTGGCCGTAGCCCGTAAAAGCGCCATTGTATCCGAACATAACGATGGTGCCCGGATCCTCACCGGCGATGTGCTGGAGCAACTCACAGAGCGTGAGCTGATGATCCGGCTGACGGACGGCGTACGCATTTTCGCCCGCACTACCCCGGAGCAGAAGATGAAAATCGTTGCCGCGCTGCAGGCCATGGACAAGCTGGTGGCCATGACTGGCGACGGCGTCAACGATGCGCCGGCCCTCAAGGCCGCCGATGTCGGTATCGCCATGGGGCGCAGCGGCACCGACGTGGCCCGGGCCTCGGCCCAGATCATTCTGCTGGACGACAATTTCGCCTCCATTGTCGCCGGGGTGGCGGAAGGCCGTACGGTGTTCGCCAACATCAAGAAATTCACCAACTATGTGCTGGTCAGCAACGGTCCGGAGATTCTGCCCTATCTTATCTATATCCTGCTGCCGGTACCCCTGGCGTTGACCGTTATCCAGATCCTGTCCATCGATCTTGGCACCGACATCATCCCTTCCATGGCGTTGGGCCAGGAGGCGCCCGATCCGGAAGAGATGCAGCATGGGCCGCGTCGCCGCGATCAGGGCCTTTTGACTCCGGCTCTGATCTGTCACAGTTATATGTTCCTCGGGTTGCTCGAGGCGTTGTGGTCGTTGGGGCTGTTTTTTCTGGTGCTGGTACAGGGCGGTTGGCACTACGGGCAGGATCTGGGGGCAGCCGATCCCCTCTATCGCTCGGCGACGGGAATCGCCCTGTCGACCATTTTGCTGATGCAGATCGGTAACCTCATCGGCAGGCGTTTTGCGAGGCGATCCGGCCTGGATCGGGGGCTGTGGGTTAACCGTCTGCTGCTGGCCGGTATCCTTGTTCAAATCCTGTTCAGCTGGGCGCTGCTGTACACCGCTCCGTTACAGAAGGTGCTCGGCACCGGTCCGGTGTCCTGGCGGATGTTTGCGCTGGCCTGGTTGGGGATTCCGCTTATTTTCGGTCTCGATTATGTGCGCAAGCGGTTGCTGGGGGAGCGGGCGATGCGGTAG
- a CDS encoding universal stress protein: MIILAYDGSLNGDWVSRYAMRFAAHVGTSLSVLHVSDGSQNPDQLFVKLQRLERESQALGVEVFTEILPEEKSVYFTLLKHLPTGPGNIVVCGTRVRSRQRRFLSGTIAEKLLRTGHFPVLALRVVQPGLLGTPRDLLLPLAGHPRGFAAAWPFFRLLLPEVDQLFLLRCMQVSPLRLSNLSMVRREAMRQAGERYLSGVAEEILHRRGDSSFRLDWRISICDDWVRHVLIHASRLKVRMLLLGATERPLGHRLLHGNALERILRGTPCDVGIYRSL, translated from the coding sequence ATGATTATTCTGGCCTATGACGGTTCATTGAACGGCGACTGGGTTTCGCGGTACGCCATGCGTTTTGCGGCGCATGTCGGCACCTCCTTGTCCGTGTTGCACGTCAGCGATGGGAGTCAGAACCCCGACCAGCTGTTCGTCAAACTGCAACGTCTGGAGCGCGAAAGTCAGGCCCTTGGGGTCGAAGTGTTCACCGAAATCCTGCCTGAGGAAAAAAGTGTTTACTTTACGTTATTGAAACACCTGCCCACCGGCCCCGGGAATATTGTGGTATGCGGCACCCGCGTACGCTCCCGTCAGCGTCGTTTTCTGTCGGGGACGATCGCGGAGAAGCTGTTGCGCACCGGGCACTTCCCCGTGTTGGCCCTGCGGGTGGTGCAGCCCGGTCTGCTCGGCACGCCGCGGGACTTGTTGCTGCCGCTGGCCGGTCATCCGCGCGGATTCGCGGCGGCCTGGCCGTTTTTCCGATTGTTGCTGCCGGAGGTCGATCAACTCTTTCTGCTGCGCTGTATGCAGGTCAGTCCTTTGCGCCTGTCAAATCTGAGTATGGTGCGTCGGGAGGCCATGCGTCAGGCCGGAGAACGTTACCTGTCCGGGGTTGCCGAGGAGATTCTGCATCGGCGCGGGGACAGCTCGTTCCGCCTCGACTGGCGGATTTCGATCTGCGACGACTGGGTGCGTCATGTTCTGATTCACGCCAGCCGGCTTAAGGTACGCATGCTGTTGTTGGGGGCTACCGAACGCCCCTTGGGGCATCGGTTGCTTCATGGCAATGCCCTGGAGCGGATTCTGCGTGGGACCCCCTGCGATGTGGGGATTTATCGAAGCCTATGA
- a CDS encoding nucleotidyltransferase, whose translation MRAVGLITEYNPFHNGHLHHLRASREAAGAEVAVAVMSGHFLQRGEPALLDKWRRAEMALRCGVDVVVELPFPFACASAPHFARGAVQCLDALGVDSLCFGSESGDLGALQRCAQLLEECGEQVAERTATLLRRGMHYAAARSQVCAELSGCDAATLPLHQPNNILGIEYLRALRATGSAMQPFTISRLGAGYHDDAVGPGNIASASGIRKRLAMGETVDELLPAPAVDVVAGARADRLFPDEDLLHRLLLAQIFRGRDYLQSLYQVESGIDARLTDAAATSRDWQALVDAVKVRQFTRTRIQRTLMYILNDVRGDLMASLLAAGPLYLRLLGSSPRGRAFLGAARKRRRLPMVTNLSRIYSQLKRTYGPRSEDYRLALAMLELDLRATRNYSLLLPGWSGVSRERDFFEAPLDIHSAI comes from the coding sequence ATGCGCGCGGTCGGCCTGATCACCGAATACAATCCCTTTCACAACGGTCATCTGCATCATCTGCGCGCCAGCCGCGAGGCTGCTGGGGCCGAGGTGGCAGTGGCGGTCATGAGCGGGCACTTCCTGCAGCGCGGTGAGCCGGCCTTGCTCGACAAATGGCGGCGCGCTGAAATGGCGTTGCGCTGTGGCGTCGATGTGGTTGTCGAACTGCCATTTCCTTTCGCGTGTGCCAGCGCACCTCATTTTGCCCGTGGAGCTGTCCAGTGTCTCGATGCCCTCGGTGTCGACAGTCTTTGTTTCGGCAGCGAATCAGGCGACCTGGGGGCTTTGCAACGTTGCGCCCAGTTGCTTGAAGAATGCGGGGAACAAGTAGCTGAACGAACCGCGACACTGCTGCGCCGGGGGATGCATTATGCCGCGGCCCGCAGTCAGGTCTGCGCCGAACTGTCCGGTTGCGACGCCGCCACTCTGCCTTTGCACCAACCCAACAATATCCTCGGTATCGAGTATCTGCGTGCCCTTCGAGCTACCGGCAGCGCCATGCAACCTTTCACCATTTCGCGTCTGGGTGCCGGTTATCACGACGATGCGGTGGGGCCCGGCAACATCGCCAGCGCCAGCGGTATCCGAAAACGACTGGCTATGGGCGAGACCGTGGATGAGCTGCTGCCGGCACCGGCTGTAGATGTGGTGGCGGGGGCCCGTGCCGACCGGCTTTTCCCCGATGAGGATTTGCTGCACCGATTGTTGCTGGCGCAGATCTTTCGCGGCCGCGACTATCTGCAGAGCCTTTACCAGGTCGAAAGCGGCATCGATGCGCGTCTGACCGATGCTGCCGCCACCAGCCGCGACTGGCAGGCATTGGTGGATGCGGTGAAGGTACGTCAGTTCACCCGCACCCGCATTCAGCGGACCCTGATGTACATTCTTAACGATGTACGTGGCGACCTGATGGCCAGCCTGCTGGCTGCCGGTCCGCTTTACCTGCGACTGCTCGGCAGCAGCCCGCGCGGGCGGGCGTTTCTTGGCGCGGCCCGCAAGCGTCGTCGCCTGCCCATGGTCACCAACCTGTCACGGATCTACTCCCAGCTCAAACGCACCTACGGCCCCCGGTCCGAAGACTACCGCCTGGCTTTGGCCATGCTCGAACTCGACCTGCGCGCCACCCGCAACTACTCCCTGCTGCTGCCCGGCTGGTCCGGCGTCAGCCGTGAGCGCGATTTTTTTGAAGCCCCCCTCGATATCCATTCCGCCATCTGA
- the sfsA gene encoding DNA/RNA nuclease SfsA, producing the protein MKLPAPLIEGRLVRRYKRFLADVELADGSLVTAHTPNTGSMLQCAVPGHRVLISRSDNPKRKLAYTLELIEVAGFWVDTHTHRTNRVAEEALRGGAVLEFTGWQVTPEHTYGDSRIDFLLQQNDRQALVEVKNVTLLCDGQCACFPDAVTTRGQKHLRTLMDARRAGMRAAILFVVQRGEATAFRPADTIDPEYGRLLRQAVSEGVEALAYRTRISPTQTFIDRRLPVWLD; encoded by the coding sequence GTGAAGCTCCCCGCGCCGCTGATCGAGGGGCGACTGGTGCGCCGCTACAAGCGCTTTCTGGCCGATGTGGAACTGGCCGATGGATCGCTGGTGACGGCGCATACACCCAATACCGGCAGTATGTTGCAGTGTGCCGTGCCCGGGCATCGGGTGTTGATCTCGCGCAGCGACAACCCCAAACGCAAGCTGGCCTACACCCTGGAACTCATTGAAGTGGCGGGGTTCTGGGTCGACACCCATACCCATCGCACCAACCGGGTAGCCGAGGAGGCGCTGCGCGGCGGAGCGGTCCTGGAATTCACCGGCTGGCAGGTGACGCCGGAGCATACTTACGGTGACAGTCGGATCGATTTTTTGCTGCAGCAAAACGATCGTCAGGCCCTGGTGGAGGTCAAAAACGTTACCCTGTTGTGCGATGGACAATGCGCTTGTTTTCCAGATGCGGTCACCACGCGCGGTCAGAAGCATCTCCGCACTTTGATGGACGCTCGTCGGGCGGGGATGCGCGCGGCGATACTTTTCGTTGTGCAGCGCGGCGAGGCGACCGCCTTCAGGCCTGCCGACACGATCGATCCCGAATACGGACGCTTGCTGCGCCAGGCGGTATCCGAGGGGGTAGAAGCTTTGGCCTATCGCACCCGTATCTCACCGACGCAAACCTTCATCGACCGCCGCCTGCCGGTATGGCTCGATTGA
- the serB gene encoding phosphoserine phosphatase SerB → MEDKMVLVTMTGPDQAGIISAVAGCIAEAGARIRDIEQSVAHTMVSLSVLIDLPDGMRDQKPLLKELLFRAKELGLDLDFEPVDPESYRLREPGCMYVLTMLGSEVNAEVLTRIGATLAAAQVNIQRINKLTRGQLRCVELVINVPPSLDIKELTSELLNAGVGLGIDIALQKENLHRRAKRLVVLDMDSTLIQVEVIDELARLAGIGEQVADITHRAMNGELDFQQALRERVGLLKGLSSEALEEVYRALPFTPGAKNLIRVLRQLGFKTAVISGGFSFFTDRLKEELGLDYAYANDLAIENGQVTGEVRGTIVDGQRKAELLEEIARREGIALSQVIAIGDGANDLPMIGKAGLGVAFNAKARVREQAQYRINQPSLDSILYLLGIAEWEMAELEA, encoded by the coding sequence ATGGAAGATAAAATGGTGCTGGTCACCATGACCGGTCCGGATCAGGCCGGTATCATTTCAGCCGTGGCCGGATGTATTGCCGAAGCGGGTGCGCGCATTCGCGATATCGAGCAGAGTGTGGCGCATACCATGGTTTCTCTGTCGGTGCTTATCGATTTGCCCGACGGCATGCGCGACCAGAAGCCGTTGCTCAAGGAGTTGCTGTTTCGCGCCAAGGAACTCGGGCTCGATCTCGACTTCGAACCGGTCGACCCGGAATCCTATCGTTTGCGCGAGCCCGGTTGCATGTATGTCCTGACCATGCTCGGCTCGGAGGTCAACGCCGAAGTGCTGACCCGCATCGGTGCCACCCTGGCCGCTGCGCAGGTCAACATCCAGCGTATCAACAAGTTGACCCGTGGACAATTGCGCTGTGTCGAACTTGTCATCAATGTGCCCCCGAGCCTCGACATCAAGGAGCTGACGAGCGAGTTGCTCAACGCCGGCGTCGGTCTCGGCATCGATATCGCCCTGCAGAAGGAAAACCTGCACCGCCGTGCCAAGCGGCTGGTGGTGCTCGATATGGATTCGACCCTGATTCAGGTCGAAGTAATCGACGAGTTGGCGCGGCTGGCCGGCATCGGTGAGCAGGTGGCGGATATCACCCATCGGGCCATGAATGGCGAACTCGATTTTCAGCAGGCTCTGCGCGAACGGGTGGGGCTGCTCAAAGGGCTTTCGAGTGAGGCCCTGGAGGAAGTCTATCGCGCCTTGCCCTTTACCCCCGGAGCCAAAAATCTGATCCGCGTTTTGCGCCAGCTCGGTTTTAAGACCGCGGTGATTTCCGGCGGTTTCAGCTTCTTTACCGACCGCCTCAAAGAGGAACTCGGTCTCGACTATGCCTACGCCAACGACCTTGCCATCGAAAACGGTCAGGTGACCGGTGAGGTGCGTGGAACCATCGTCGATGGACAACGCAAGGCCGAACTGCTGGAGGAGATCGCCCGGCGCGAGGGGATTGCCCTGAGTCAGGTCATCGCCATCGGCGATGGCGCCAACGACCTGCCCATGATCGGCAAGGCCGGTTTGGGCGTGGCTTTCAATGCCAAGGCCCGGGTGCGGGAGCAGGCCCAGTATCGGATCAATCAGCCGAGTCTCGATTCGATTCTCTATCTGCTCGGTATCGCCGAGTGGGAAATGGCGGAGCTGGAGGCGTGA
- a CDS encoding FprA family A-type flavoprotein has product MKASEVADGIFRLSANIGSDMLFEGIWPLPHGASMNSYLVKGRDVAIIDGVGAWDGVPETLYAQFAQVGVKVEDIRYVVINHTEPDHTGWLRSFAAMTRDFEVLITAKGLELAKAFYPLDVPYRVVKSGDSVDLGDGKQLVFEETPNVHWPDTMVTLEPTTGCLFCCDAFGTFGAVDESSYDDQLDASQLAFYEREALRYYANIVGRFSMAVNKAIAKVRNLDVRIIAPGHGPVWRQDPERVIRLYERLAAYAKGPAKPLVTVLWGSMYGNTEKIVTPLLEGIADEGVESVVYQVPQSHIGDILASAWESTGIALAMPTYEFQMFPPMAAILDELGRKQVKGKLALRTGSFGWSGGAQRELDEIVARQKMGWNFLEPVEFRGAPGAEDLKLIRQRGGELARQVRETALADV; this is encoded by the coding sequence ATGAAAGCAAGCGAAGTTGCCGACGGTATTTTCCGTCTTTCCGCCAATATCGGTTCCGATATGCTTTTCGAGGGGATCTGGCCGTTGCCGCACGGCGCCTCGATGAATTCCTATCTGGTCAAGGGGCGGGATGTGGCCATTATCGACGGCGTTGGTGCCTGGGACGGGGTGCCCGAAACTCTGTATGCCCAGTTTGCTCAGGTCGGGGTCAAGGTGGAGGATATCCGCTACGTCGTCATCAATCATACAGAGCCGGACCACACCGGTTGGCTTCGGTCCTTCGCGGCCATGACCCGCGATTTCGAGGTGCTCATCACGGCCAAGGGGCTGGAATTGGCCAAAGCTTTCTACCCTCTGGATGTGCCTTACCGGGTGGTCAAGTCAGGCGATAGCGTCGATCTTGGCGATGGCAAGCAACTGGTATTCGAAGAGACCCCCAACGTTCACTGGCCGGATACGATGGTCACTTTAGAGCCGACCACCGGCTGCCTTTTCTGCTGCGATGCTTTCGGCACTTTCGGCGCGGTGGATGAATCGTCTTACGACGATCAGCTCGATGCGTCGCAGTTGGCGTTCTACGAGCGGGAGGCGTTGCGTTATTACGCCAATATCGTGGGGCGTTTTTCCATGGCGGTGAACAAGGCGATTGCCAAGGTCCGAAACCTGGATGTGCGCATCATCGCTCCAGGTCACGGGCCGGTCTGGCGACAGGATCCGGAGCGGGTTATCCGCCTTTACGAGCGTCTTGCAGCCTATGCCAAGGGACCGGCCAAGCCTTTGGTGACGGTGCTTTGGGGCAGTATGTACGGCAATACGGAAAAGATCGTGACGCCGCTGCTCGAAGGGATCGCCGACGAAGGCGTCGAGTCGGTGGTTTATCAGGTACCGCAGAGTCACATCGGCGATATCCTGGCCTCGGCGTGGGAGTCGACGGGCATCGCTTTGGCCATGCCTACCTACGAATTCCAGATGTTCCCTCCCATGGCCGCCATTTTGGACGAACTCGGCCGTAAACAGGTCAAAGGCAAACTGGCATTGCGAACGGGTAGTTTCGGCTGGTCCGGAGGTGCGCAGCGGGAGCTGGACGAAATCGTTGCGCGTCAGAAGATGGGCTGGAATTTTCTGGAACCGGTGGAGTTTCGGGGGGCACCCGGTGCAGAGGATCTGAAGCTCATTCGTCAACGCGGTGGAGAACTGGCGAGACAGGTTCGGGAAACCGCCTTGGCGGATGTCTGA
- a CDS encoding HAD family hydrolase encodes MLTDNVLVFDLDGTISDPAFGILRSLNHALQSFGYPPVSHEQVGQYIGPPLDEVFRTIVGTSNRAHIAALVARYRERYAGAGYGENRLYSGILEALVELSNRGFGIGLCTSKRADFAQKILENFGIRRYFGFISGGDVGVKKEQQLAELLAAGTIPRSAAMIGDRAVDVHAARANGLLSVAVLWGYGSREELIAACPDFLLETPADLRFPGPLA; translated from the coding sequence ATGTTGACCGATAACGTTCTCGTCTTTGATCTCGACGGCACGATCAGTGACCCGGCTTTCGGTATCTTGCGCTCCCTGAACCATGCCCTTCAAAGCTTTGGATATCCCCCTGTTTCCCATGAACAGGTAGGTCAATATATCGGGCCGCCTCTCGATGAAGTGTTCAGGACTATCGTCGGCACGTCAAACCGGGCACACATCGCCGCCCTGGTGGCCAGGTACCGTGAACGCTATGCCGGAGCCGGATACGGGGAGAACCGCCTCTACTCCGGCATACTGGAGGCGCTGGTCGAACTGTCGAACCGGGGATTCGGTATCGGTCTCTGTACCTCGAAACGCGCCGATTTTGCGCAGAAGATTCTTGAGAATTTCGGTATCCGTCGATATTTTGGCTTCATCAGTGGCGGCGATGTCGGCGTGAAAAAGGAGCAACAACTAGCCGAGCTGCTTGCCGCAGGTACGATACCGCGCTCCGCTGCGATGATCGGAGATCGTGCTGTCGATGTCCATGCCGCTCGGGCTAACGGTTTGCTGTCGGTGGCTGTTCTCTGGGGTTACGGTTCGCGTGAAGAACTCATCGCTGCGTGTCCGGATTTTTTACTGGAAACCCCAGCTGACTTGCGTTTTCCCGGCCCGCTGGCGTGA
- a CDS encoding 4a-hydroxytetrahydrobiopterin dehydratase: MERLSEQTCEICRVGAPLATAEEIAGFRSQIPDWQILTIDGVQRLSRTYRFRNFAEALEFTNRVGALAETEGHHPAIVTAWGEVTVQWWTHKIKGLHRNDLIMAAKTDALLE; this comes from the coding sequence ATGGAACGATTATCGGAACAAACCTGCGAGATCTGTCGCGTTGGCGCGCCGTTGGCAACGGCGGAGGAAATCGCAGGTTTCCGCTCGCAGATTCCCGACTGGCAGATCCTGACCATCGATGGCGTCCAGCGCCTAAGCCGAACCTACCGCTTCCGCAATTTTGCCGAGGCCCTGGAGTTTACCAACCGGGTCGGCGCGCTGGCGGAAACTGAGGGACATCACCCGGCGATTGTCACCGCATGGGGTGAGGTAACGGTGCAGTGGTGGACGCACAAGATCAAGGGACTGCACCGCAACGATTTGATCATGGCGGCCAAGACCGACGCCCTGCTGGAATAA
- a CDS encoding dipeptidase: protein MLGTVQAYLKDNHDRLVEELTSWLRIPSVSSYAERAEDVRRAAVWAHQKLADIGFPKVETISTDGHPLVYAEWLAHPDQPTLLVYGHYDVQPAEPLEEWQSPPFEPTVRNGNLYARGVVDDKGQVMLVLAALEAWARAGGGLPVNVKLLLEGEEEASGESIDAYVRANPERLEADAALICDTSMISETQPSLITGLRGLVYAEIAMYGARRDLHSGSFGGVAPNPIHALCLLLSRLKGEDGVIRIPELEAATPSPPAVEKRFWDTDPLNLAGLLRHEMGVDALVGEAAFPPLERLGARPTLEVHGIRGGFTGEGAKTVIPAEAVAKVSLRLPAGLKPDQVFDWLERAVHRNTPDGHRVEVRHLGGGEGMVVAPDNLFIRAATSALQATYGVTPVFMREGGSIPVAALLDQVLNVPVVLMGFGLPDDALHAPNEKFSLAQFDRGMATVADFLGRIRR, encoded by the coding sequence ATGCTCGGTACAGTTCAGGCCTATCTAAAAGATAACCATGACCGCTTGGTGGAGGAATTGACAAGCTGGTTGCGGATTCCGAGTGTCAGCAGCTATGCCGAACGGGCCGAGGATGTGCGGCGGGCCGCGGTGTGGGCGCACCAGAAACTGGCGGACATCGGTTTTCCCAAGGTCGAGACGATTTCGACCGACGGCCATCCTCTGGTTTATGCCGAATGGCTTGCCCACCCCGATCAACCGACCCTGCTGGTCTATGGGCACTATGATGTGCAACCGGCCGAGCCGCTGGAAGAATGGCAAAGCCCGCCTTTTGAGCCCACCGTCCGCAACGGCAATCTCTATGCCCGCGGGGTTGTGGATGACAAGGGGCAGGTCATGTTGGTGCTGGCTGCGCTGGAGGCCTGGGCGCGGGCGGGCGGCGGCCTGCCGGTCAATGTAAAACTCCTTCTGGAGGGTGAGGAAGAAGCCAGCGGTGAGTCCATCGATGCCTATGTGCGAGCCAACCCGGAGCGCCTCGAGGCCGACGCCGCGCTGATCTGCGATACCTCTATGATCAGCGAAACGCAGCCGTCGCTGATCACCGGTCTGCGCGGGCTTGTGTACGCCGAGATTGCCATGTACGGTGCGCGGCGGGATCTGCACTCCGGCAGCTTTGGCGGCGTCGCCCCCAATCCTATCCACGCTCTGTGCCTTTTGCTCAGCCGTCTCAAAGGCGAGGACGGGGTGATCCGCATCCCCGAACTTGAGGCGGCAACGCCGTCGCCCCCTGCCGTTGAAAAACGCTTCTGGGATACAGATCCGCTGAATCTGGCCGGGCTGTTGCGCCATGAAATGGGGGTGGATGCGCTGGTCGGAGAAGCGGCCTTCCCGCCGCTGGAGCGGCTCGGCGCGCGACCGACCCTGGAGGTGCATGGCATCCGCGGCGGTTTTACCGGCGAGGGGGCCAAGACTGTCATCCCAGCCGAGGCGGTGGCCAAAGTCAGCCTGCGGCTGCCGGCGGGTTTGAAGCCGGATCAGGTATTTGATTGGTTGGAACGAGCCGTGCACCGTAATACTCCGGACGGGCATCGCGTCGAGGTCCGTCACCTGGGCGGTGGAGAGGGCATGGTGGTGGCGCCGGATAATCTTTTTATTAGGGCGGCTACCTCGGCGCTGCAAGCCACCTATGGGGTTACGCCCGTATTCATGCGGGAGGGTGGATCGATTCCGGTGGCTGCGTTGCTGGATCAGGTGCTCAACGTACCGGTGGTGTTGATGGGTTTCGGTCTGCCGGACGATGCCCTGCATGCGCCGAATGAAAAATTCAGTCTGGCCCAGTTTGACCGGGGCATGGCCACGGTGGCCGATTTCCTGGGGCGGATCAGACGTTAA
- a CDS encoding YajD family HNH nuclease: MKDSIKKTNAEQQDRMVAEMRREQQERQAGYREQALKLFPPVCGRCGREFEGKKLRELTVHHKDHNHDNNPPDGSNWELLCIYCHDHEHTRGVQETRCEEAPSAAASRPSLAHSPFAALGSRMKKSR; the protein is encoded by the coding sequence ATGAAGGATTCAATTAAGAAAACGAATGCCGAACAGCAGGATCGCATGGTGGCCGAAATGCGCCGGGAACAGCAGGAGCGCCAAGCGGGGTACAGAGAACAGGCGCTGAAACTTTTTCCGCCGGTATGTGGTCGCTGCGGTCGTGAATTCGAGGGCAAAAAGCTGCGCGAGCTTACGGTTCACCACAAAGATCACAACCACGACAATAACCCGCCCGACGGCAGCAACTGGGAGTTGCTCTGTATTTACTGCCACGATCACGAGCATACCCGGGGCGTGCAGGAAACCCGCTGCGAAGAAGCCCCGTCCGCTGCTGCGAGCCGTCCATCCCTGGCACATTCCCCCTTTGCAGCGCTTGGATCCCGAATGAAAAAGTCCAGATGA